CGGGCCGGCGAGCGCGTTCCGTCGACCCGGACGCTCGCCGGGGAGCTCGGAATCTCGCGTCTTCCGATCGTCAACGCGTTCGAGCAGCTCGTCGCCGAGGGATATTTCGAGAGCGGAGTCGGCTCGGGAACGTTCGTCGCGAACGTCTCCGCGAGGACCGCCTCGACCCCGGGTGAAAGACGGCGCCGCGCGGCGGGGAGCCCGCGCCGGAAGGCCGTCTCCCGGGATTCCGATTTTCTCCGGCGGGGAACGGATCCGTGGCTGGGAGGGCGCGGAGCTTTTCGCGTCAGCCAGCCCGCGCTCGACCGGTTTCCGTTCCCGGTCTGGGCGAGGCTCGTCGGACGGCACGCCCGGGAGATGCGCGGCGTCCCCGCTCGTCTGAGCTACGGCGATCCGATGGGCGATCGTGCCTTTCGCGAGGCGGTGGCGACGTACCTGCGAAGGGCGAGGTCCGTTCGATGCGAGGCGGACCAGATCATGGTCGTCGCGGGCTCGCAGCAGGCCCTGGACCTCACGGCCCGCGTCCTCCTGGACCCCGGCAGCGAGGTCTGGGTGGAAGAGCCCGGCTACCTCGGCGTCCGCGACGTCCTGAGGCTTCGGGGCGCGGAGCTCGTTCCCGTTCCGGTCGATTCCGAGGGCCTGAACGTCGCGGCCGGCGTCGAACGGAGCCGGCGGGCGCGCGCCGCCTACGTCACACCGTCGCACGAGTACCCGCTCGGAATGACGATGACGCTTTCGCGCCGGCTGGAGCTCCTCGACTGGGCGCGCCGGAGCGGGGCGTGGATCATCGAGGACGATTACGACAGCGAGTACCGCTACGAGAGTCTGCCGATCGCTTCGCTCCAGGGACTCGACCGCGATTCGCGCGTCATCTACATCGGAACGTTCAGCAAGGTCCTCTTTCCGGCCCTGCGGGTCGGGTACATCGTCGTCCCGGAAGATCTCGTTTCCCGATTCGCGGCCGTCCGCGCCGTCTCGGACGATTTTCCGCCCCTGTTCGTGCAGTCGGTCCTCGCCGAATTCCTGTCGGGGGGCCATTTCGCGCGGCACGTCCGGCGGATGCGCGCGCTCTACCGGGAGCGCCGCTCGGCGCTCGTCGAAGCGATCGAGGAGGAGCTCGGCGATTCCCTGAGCGTCGTCGGGGGCGAGGCGGGAATGCATCTCGTCGCCGTCCTCCGGAAACGCGGAAAAGATCACGAGTGGTCGTTGCGCGCCGCCCGCGCCGGCGTCTGGGCGATGCCCCTTTCGTCCTGCTATTTCGGAAAA
This genomic interval from Thermoanaerobaculia bacterium contains the following:
- a CDS encoding PLP-dependent aminotransferase family protein encodes the protein MKRASPALVPAIPIDRSSPAPLYRQLYDGFRSAILDRRLRAGERVPSTRTLAGELGISRLPIVNAFEQLVAEGYFESGVGSGTFVANVSARTASTPGERRRRAAGSPRRKAVSRDSDFLRRGTDPWLGGRGAFRVSQPALDRFPFPVWARLVGRHAREMRGVPARLSYGDPMGDRAFREAVATYLRRARSVRCEADQIMVVAGSQQALDLTARVLLDPGSEVWVEEPGYLGVRDVLRLRGAELVPVPVDSEGLNVAAGVERSRRARAAYVTPSHEYPLGMTMTLSRRLELLDWARRSGAWIIEDDYDSEYRYESLPIASLQGLDRDSRVIYIGTFSKVLFPALRVGYIVVPEDLVSRFAAVRAVSDDFPPLFVQSVLAEFLSGGHFARHVRRMRALYRERRSALVEAIEEELGDSLSVVGGEAGMHLVAVLRKRGKDHEWSLRAARAGVWAMPLSSCYFGKATRQGFVLGFSGTDVPEIRAGVRGLKTVMGR